CGCGTCACTCGGCGTGGACGGTGGTTTCGAACACCATTTATGCCCATCGTCCGAAGGTTTTATCCGCCTCACGGAAGCCGGGCTCGGCTGGGGCCTGGTGCCGGAATTGCAGGTCCGCGAGCAACTGCAACGTGGCGAACTGCTGGAGCTGCTGCCAGATAAGCCAATCGATGTGCCGCTGTACTGGCATCATTGGCGCAATGGCGGTCAGTTGCTGGGGTTACTCACTGACCAATTGGTCCGTTCGTCGAAGCAATGGCTAGTGCCTTCAGCACAGTTGTAAGCGTCAAGCTGCAAGCTGCAAGTGAAGCGCTTGCGGTGTGTTTTTCAATTTGCGGCGTGAAGTTCGCAGCTGCTTTTAGGATGTTCTACATGAAAATTCTGGTCACCGGCGCAAGCGGCTTCATTGGCGGACGCTTTGCGCGTTTTGCCCTGGAGCAGGGCCTGGACGTGCGGGTCAACGGGCGCCGGGCCGAGGGTGTCGAGCACTTGGTGCGCCGTGGCGCCGAGTTTATTCAGGGCGATTTGAGCGATTCGGAGCTGGTGCGCGACCTCTGTTCGGACGTCGACGCGGTGGTGCATTGCGCTGGCGCCGTCGGTTTGTGGGGGCGTTATCAGGATTTTCATCTGGGCAATGTCCAGGTCACCGAGAATGTCGTCGAAGCCTGTCTCAAACAGCGCGTTCGACGCCTGGTGCATTTGTCCTCGCCGTCGATCTACTTCGATGGCCGCGACCATCTGGGCCTGACCGAAGAACAAGTGCCAAAGCGCTTCAAACATCACTACGCGGCGACCAAGTACCTGGCTGAGCAGAAGGTCTTCGGCGCTCAGGAGTTCGGCCTCGAAACCATCGCCCTGCGCCCGCGTTTCGTCACCGGCGCCGGTGACATGAGCATCTTCCCGCGCCTGCTGAAGATGCAGCGCAAGGGCCGTCTGGCGATTGTCGGCAACGGCCTGAACAAGGTCGATTTCACCAGCATGCAAAACCTCAACGAAGCGCTGCTCAGCAGTTTGCTCGCTGGCGGTTCGGCGTTGGGCAAGGCTTACAACATCAGCAACGGGGCGCCGGTGCCGTTGTGGGATGTGGTGAATTACGTGATGCGAAAAATGGACGTGCCACAGGTCACGCGTTATCGCTCCTACGGACTGGCCTACAGCGTCGCGGCGCTGAATGAGGGCGTGTGCAAACTCTGGCCGGGTCGCCCCGAGCCTACGTTGTCGCGTCTGGGCATGCAGGTGATGAACAAAAATTTCACCTTGGACATCAGCCGCGCCCGGCATTATCTGGACTACGATCCGAAAGTCAGCCTGTGGGCCGCCCTCGATGAATTCTGCGTGTGGTGGAAAGCGCAGGATATTCACTGAGGAACCGAGTTTCGGGTTGGCAGTCAACCCTGGCGGCAGTGGGGGTTATACTGCGCCGCATTCAAGTCATCACCGTGTTCCCAAAGGTTGATTCAATGTCCATGCGTAACGATGCCAACGACGATTTCGATGTACCGAGCCTGCGCGCCGACAGCCTCGACGACGATGATTTTCCACCGACTGTGCGCAACGTGGTGCACTCGCGCCCAGCGCCGGTGGTGAAAGTCAAAAGCGCCAGCACCGGCCCGTTGTGGGCATTGGTCGGCGCATTGTTGTTCGCTTTCGCCGGTCTGGCGTGGTGGAGCTTTCAGCAGATTTCGTTGATGGAACAGCAATTGGTCGCAACGCAGGAAAGCTTCGCGCGGATCAGTGAAGAAGCGGCGGGGCGTTTGCAGGATATTTCCGGCAAGGTCGTTGCCAGCCAGACTAACGTCAGCACTGACAGCGAAGCGCTGAAGCAGCAGATCAAGGCGCTGGAAAGCAAACTGCTGGAGCAGAGCCAGGCCCAGCAAGGCGTGGTGGGCCAGGCCAGCGATCTGGACAAGCGCTTGGCGCAGATCACCGCGCAAGCTACGGCGCAAACAGCGACCGATACGCAATTGCAGGCTCAGGTGAAAACCTTGAGCGATGAACTGACTGCGCTGAAAAACGCCGCGGCGGACACCAGCAAAGTCGATGCCGAGATTAAAAGCCTGGGTGCTGACGTCGCGGCGCTGAAGAAACAGGGCAACCCGAGCGCTGCGATCGATCGCCTGGAACAGGACATTGTGGTGCTCAAAAGCGAGCAGGAAAACCGTCCCGCGCCGACGTCCGGCGGCACCAACACCGCCGAATTCGACGCCTTCCGCGCGCAGACCACGCGCAACATCAACACCCTGCAAGCGCAGATCCAGAACCTGCAGCAACAACTGAATGCGCGGGCCAAATAACCCGTACGCAAACTCTGTAGTGAATAGGTTTTGTGGCTAGGGGGCTTGCCCCCCGTTTGGCTGCGAAGCAGTCGTGAAAAATTTCAGATGCTGTGTAAGGCAGGTATGTGGGGGGGGGGAGCGCTTCGCGCTCCGACGGGGGCAAGCCCCCTCGCCACAGGCAAACGCCGGCTCACGGGGAAGCTTCTTGCCTCAGGCTCGTGTTACATCCCCGAACAACTGCGCCCGCCTGAATATCCAGCCATATCGCCAACCCCGTCTACGCTCTTCAAACATCAACAAGAACGAGGGATGGGCTATGGGGGTTGTGCACAGGTTTGTCAGGCTGATGGCGATGCTGTTGCTGGGCTTAGGTTTGGGCCTCAGCCAAGCCCAGGCTGCTACGCCAGCGAAGGATGACGGCGAGGCGGCCCGGGCGTTGCTGGAAAAGGCCTTGGCGTATTACCACGACAACGGCGACAAGGCGTTCGCGGCGTTCAGCCGTCAGGGCGAGTTTGTCGACAAGGATCGTTACGTCTTCGTTGTCGATACCCAAGGCGTAATGCTCGCCAGCGGTGGGCCGTCCTCGGCGTTGATCGGCCGCGATGTCTCCGCGACGCTGCCGCCGGATTTGCAGAAAGCCTTCAAGGACGCGCTGAAAGTGCCGGAAGGCAACGGCATCCAGCAAGCCGAATACCGTTGGCAGAACTGGGCTGACGGCAAAGTCGAACGCAAACATGTGTTCTATCAACGCGTCGGCCAGCGCATTCTCGCGGTCGGTTACTACATGCCCCGCGCCTCGGCGCAACAGGCTCAGGCCCTGCTCGATAAAGCCGCGGCTGATCTGGCCAAGGATGAGAAGGGCACGCTGACGGCGATCAACTCGCTAAAGGGCGGCTACTTGCAGGACGATCTGTACGTGTTTGTGGTCGACCTGGATAACCAGCGTTACGTCGCCCATGGCACCAATCTGCGGCTGATCAACACCGACTTCGGCAAGATCAACGACCCGGAAGGCAAACCAGTCGGCGAGCCGATTCTGGCGTTGATGGCCAAGCAGGACAGCGCTGAATACGAATACCGCTGGAAAAATCCAGTCACCGGCAAGATTGAGGACAAACACGCGTACCTGAAAAAGGTCGGGCATTTTCTGGTGGCTGTCGGGTATTACAGCCCTTGAGGTGATGCGGCATATTTGAGGATGCCTTCGCGGGCAAGCCTCGCTACTACAAGTGATCGTTGACGGACACAAAGCAGGTGAACGATAAAGATCCACTGTAGGAGCGAGGCTTGCCCGCGAAAGCCGCGCCTCGGTCCTTCTATCGAACCTTATCCTCACGCCCCCGCAGCAGCATATTCGGCATCGCCACTGCCGCCGCCAGCCCCAACAACGACACTGCGGCGCTGACCATCAACAAATGCCGAAAGGTCACCAGCAACTCCGCGCGCAAGGCATTCTGCGCATCGCCCGGCGCCGCGTTCAAACCGTCGAGCAGGACATTCCCGGAATGGCCTTCGCCGACCAGCGCCGAGCCGCTCAGGTCAGCGAAACTCGAATCCTGCAACAACGCCAGCAGCAGCGCCGACATCAACGCCACGCCCATCGCGCCGCCCAGCGAGCGGAACAGATTGGTGGTGCTGGTCGCCACACCGATGTCGCGTTGCTCCACCGAATTTTGCGTGCCGACCAGTGAGGTCGGGAACTGCATGCCACCCGCAATGCCGCTGAGCAGCATGAACACGCTGCTCATCACCAACGCCTGTGGCGGGCTGAACGCCATGCCCAGAATCGAAATCGGCATCAGCAGCGCGCCGGTCAAAATCATCGGTTTATAACGCCCGGTCACGGAGGTGCGGCGCCCGGCGAAATAGGCGCCGATCGGCAACCCCATCGCCAGCGGCAGCAGGTGCAGCGCGGCGCTGTCGGCCCCGGCGCCGGTGACGCTCTGGAAGCGCAGCGGCATCAACACGATCAGCGAAATCGCCTGGAAACTGGTGAAGAAAATCGTGCACCAGCAGAGGATCGCGTTGCGATTGGCGAATAAATGCATCGGCAGCAGCGGCTCCCGCGCCCGGCGCTCATGCCAGACAAACACCGCCAGCACCGCCACCGCACAACCGAGCAAACCGAGGACTTCGGCGCTGCGCCAGGAATGCCCCTGACCGACTTCGGTGATGCCCAGCAGCAACGCGGTCAAACCGATGATCATCAACAGCGTGCCGAGGTAATCGATGATCGGTTTGCGCTGCGGCACCGGCAGCCCCACCAGCGTGCGATTGGCCACCAGCCACGCGCCGAGGCCCAGCGGCAGGTTGATCAGGAACACCCAGCGCCATGACAGGTATTCGGTCATGTAGCCGCCGAGCACCGGCCCGGCGACGCTGGCCACCGCGTACATGCTGCTGAAATAACCCTGATAACGACCGCGCTCGCGGGGCGGGACGATGTCGCCAATGATCGCCTGGCTGACCGAAATCATCCCGCCGGCGCCGATGCCCTGAAGGATTCGCGCCAGCACCAGTTGCTCCATGCTC
The window above is part of the Pseudomonas prosekii genome. Proteins encoded here:
- a CDS encoding NAD-dependent epimerase/dehydratase family protein — protein: MKILVTGASGFIGGRFARFALEQGLDVRVNGRRAEGVEHLVRRGAEFIQGDLSDSELVRDLCSDVDAVVHCAGAVGLWGRYQDFHLGNVQVTENVVEACLKQRVRRLVHLSSPSIYFDGRDHLGLTEEQVPKRFKHHYAATKYLAEQKVFGAQEFGLETIALRPRFVTGAGDMSIFPRLLKMQRKGRLAIVGNGLNKVDFTSMQNLNEALLSSLLAGGSALGKAYNISNGAPVPLWDVVNYVMRKMDVPQVTRYRSYGLAYSVAALNEGVCKLWPGRPEPTLSRLGMQVMNKNFTLDISRARHYLDYDPKVSLWAALDEFCVWWKAQDIH
- a CDS encoding MDR family MFS transporter; protein product: MTDLNQPDPPKPAIRSVLIALMLAIFLGALDQTIVAVSMPAISAQFKDVSLLAWVISGYMVAMTVAVPIYGKLGDLYGRRKLMLFGMGLFTVASLFCGMAQSMEQLVLARILQGIGAGGMISVSQAIIGDIVPPRERGRYQGYFSSMYAVASVAGPVLGGYMTEYLSWRWVFLINLPLGLGAWLVANRTLVGLPVPQRKPIIDYLGTLLMIIGLTALLLGITEVGQGHSWRSAEVLGLLGCAVAVLAVFVWHERRAREPLLPMHLFANRNAILCWCTIFFTSFQAISLIVLMPLRFQSVTGAGADSAALHLLPLAMGLPIGAYFAGRRTSVTGRYKPMILTGALLMPISILGMAFSPPQALVMSSVFMLLSGIAGGMQFPTSLVGTQNSVEQRDIGVATSTTNLFRSLGGAMGVALMSALLLALLQDSSFADLSGSALVGEGHSGNVLLDGLNAAPGDAQNALRAELLVTFRHLLMVSAAVSLLGLAAAVAMPNMLLRGREDKVR
- a CDS encoding ATPase → MSMRNDANDDFDVPSLRADSLDDDDFPPTVRNVVHSRPAPVVKVKSASTGPLWALVGALLFAFAGLAWWSFQQISLMEQQLVATQESFARISEEAAGRLQDISGKVVASQTNVSTDSEALKQQIKALESKLLEQSQAQQGVVGQASDLDKRLAQITAQATAQTATDTQLQAQVKTLSDELTALKNAAADTSKVDAEIKSLGADVAALKKQGNPSAAIDRLEQDIVVLKSEQENRPAPTSGGTNTAEFDAFRAQTTRNINTLQAQIQNLQQQLNARAK
- a CDS encoding cache domain-containing protein, which codes for MAMLLLGLGLGLSQAQAATPAKDDGEAARALLEKALAYYHDNGDKAFAAFSRQGEFVDKDRYVFVVDTQGVMLASGGPSSALIGRDVSATLPPDLQKAFKDALKVPEGNGIQQAEYRWQNWADGKVERKHVFYQRVGQRILAVGYYMPRASAQQAQALLDKAAADLAKDEKGTLTAINSLKGGYLQDDLYVFVVDLDNQRYVAHGTNLRLINTDFGKINDPEGKPVGEPILALMAKQDSAEYEYRWKNPVTGKIEDKHAYLKKVGHFLVAVGYYSP